In one Neobacillus sp. WH10 genomic region, the following are encoded:
- a CDS encoding PIG-L deacetylase family protein translates to MSYLVVVAHPDDEILGAGATIDKLSQRGKEVNICVLSWKVEVRQGRPSLDELNSDMHEAIKHIGANRIITGTFPNIAFNTVNHVELVQFIEKAIIETQSEVIITHHPTDLNNDHYHTSIACQAAVKLYQRRQDVKPLKELLFMEVPSSTDWALNNSMNRFNPNVFIEIGEESLNKKIEALSMYRGVMREYPHPRSKETLKALAVLRGSQSGTYYAEAFESVFRRETI, encoded by the coding sequence ATGTCATATCTAGTTGTAGTTGCACATCCTGATGATGAAATATTGGGAGCTGGGGCAACAATTGATAAACTTTCACAGAGGGGTAAAGAAGTAAATATTTGTGTTCTTTCTTGGAAAGTTGAGGTAAGACAAGGAAGACCTTCTTTGGATGAATTGAATAGTGATATGCATGAGGCAATAAAACATATAGGTGCGAACAGGATAATTACTGGTACATTCCCTAATATAGCCTTTAACACTGTAAATCATGTGGAGTTAGTACAGTTTATTGAGAAGGCAATTATTGAAACACAATCAGAAGTAATTATTACTCATCACCCAACCGATTTAAATAATGATCATTATCATACATCTATTGCTTGCCAGGCTGCCGTAAAACTTTATCAAAGAAGGCAAGATGTAAAGCCATTAAAGGAATTATTATTTATGGAAGTACCTTCAAGTACTGATTGGGCTTTAAATAATTCAATGAATAGATTTAATCCCAATGTTTTTATTGAAATTGGTGAAGAAAGTCTTAATAAAAAAATTGAGGCTTTGTCTATGTATCGGGGGGTAATGCGCGAATATCCTCACCCAAGAAGTAAAGAAACACTTAAAGCACTTGCTGTCTTAAGAGGTAGTCAATCAGGAACATATTACGCAGAAGCATTTGAAAGTGTATTTAGAAGGGAAACTATTTAG
- a CDS encoding formyltransferase family protein yields the protein MRIGFVTVVKLGLSCIEEIYRIGGKLELLITLQDNLARHKSGRVYLDDFEMKHNIPLYKIKNINQPDVIDLIKEYKIDWLFIIGWSQIAKAELLSSPAKGCIGMHPTLLPRGRGRAAIPWAILMGLNETGVTLFKLEEGADTGPILGQVKVGISPTENATSLYKKIDEAHIALISRYWDAIVNDTLEPQIQDDSAATVWPGRKPEDGEILNSMTMDEADKLVRAVTHPYPGAFYKYKDKLIRIWSASTNKSEGEIRLSDGYMTPIDYEDFLIL from the coding sequence GTGCGAATTGGGTTTGTAACTGTAGTTAAATTAGGATTAAGTTGTATAGAAGAAATATATCGAATTGGTGGTAAACTTGAACTTTTAATAACACTTCAAGATAATCTTGCACGTCATAAATCAGGAAGAGTATATCTGGATGATTTTGAAATGAAGCATAATATACCACTATATAAAATAAAAAATATCAATCAACCTGATGTGATAGATCTTATTAAAGAATACAAAATTGATTGGTTGTTTATAATTGGATGGTCACAAATAGCTAAGGCTGAACTTTTGTCTTCACCTGCTAAAGGCTGTATCGGAATGCATCCAACCTTACTTCCTAGGGGACGTGGAAGGGCAGCGATACCTTGGGCGATTTTAATGGGTTTGAATGAAACAGGGGTTACTCTCTTCAAATTAGAAGAAGGTGCTGATACAGGGCCAATTCTTGGCCAAGTAAAGGTAGGTATATCACCTACTGAAAATGCAACTAGCTTATATAAGAAGATAGATGAGGCACATATAGCTCTCATTTCACGCTATTGGGATGCTATTGTCAACGACACACTTGAACCACAAATTCAGGATGATTCTGCGGCTACCGTTTGGCCGGGTAGGAAACCTGAAGATGGTGAAATTTTAAATAGCATGACGATGGATGAAGCTGATAAATTAGTTAGAGCAGTCACACATCCATATCCTGGTGCTTTTTATAAATATAAGGATAAATTAATAAGAATCTGGTCTGCTTCTACGAATAAAAGTGAAGGTGAAATTAGACTTAGTGACGGGTATATGACTCCTATTGATTATGAAGATTTTCTAATCCTTTAA
- a CDS encoding CpsB/CapC family capsule biosynthesis tyrosine phosphatase, protein MLVDIHNHILYEVDDGPKNKEEMILLAKQAVESGINHVIATPHHKLQSYENEPSTILSKVEKANKILIEHEVPLTIYPGMEFHLHENIQNDIENDNEHFLTLNNTGKYLLIELPSHFYPTHTEEVLYYLKKKGFIPILAHPERNRILRKNPAKIYELVKRGILVQITSGNFTGVYGRRLKNFSLHLLEHDLVHFIASDAHHYIRRKFELISSYRYVEKNYSPDYRKYLEENAIHALNGTDFKIMEPKIIGKRRQYFFLYNHPLNQVSQNNH, encoded by the coding sequence ATGTTGGTTGATATTCATAACCATATTCTTTATGAAGTTGATGATGGACCCAAAAACAAGGAAGAAATGATATTATTAGCCAAGCAAGCAGTAGAATCAGGGATAAACCATGTTATTGCGACTCCTCATCATAAACTTCAAAGTTATGAAAATGAGCCTTCTACTATATTATCTAAGGTGGAAAAGGCCAACAAAATATTAATAGAACATGAAGTTCCGTTAACGATTTACCCCGGAATGGAATTTCATTTACATGAAAATATCCAAAATGATATAGAAAATGACAATGAACATTTTTTAACCTTAAACAATACGGGAAAATATTTGCTAATAGAACTACCAAGTCATTTCTATCCAACTCATACCGAAGAAGTTCTATATTACTTAAAAAAGAAAGGCTTTATTCCTATCCTTGCACATCCTGAAAGGAACAGGATATTGAGAAAAAATCCAGCAAAAATTTATGAATTGGTTAAACGTGGTATTTTAGTCCAGATTACTTCGGGTAATTTTACAGGAGTATACGGCAGACGATTAAAGAATTTCTCGCTGCATTTATTAGAACATGATCTTGTTCATTTTATTGCATCAGATGCTCATCATTATATACGTCGTAAATTTGAACTTATAAGTTCTTATCGTTATGTTGAAAAAAATTATTCTCCGGATTATCGAAAGTATCTTGAGGAAAATGCTATTCATGCTTTAAATGGAACTGACTTCAAAATCATGGAGCCAAAAATTATCGGAAAGAGAAGGCAATATTTTTTTCTTTATAATCATCCACTTAATCAGGTTTCTCAAAATAATCATTAG
- a CDS encoding metallophosphoesterase, translating into MVKFLCKLFVFTTMLLLLSIYVLPNKGLAKKPTTNSQNTQPYTLTIMHTNDSHARVEQRPRLATAVKEVRSQNPYSLLVDAGDVFYGTTYFDKYLGLADLWFMNNIHYDAMTFGNHEFDNGTGVLVNFVKEMTFPMVSANVNVSNDANLAPLFKNEISSNPVGGNIYPAIVKEVNGQKIGIIGLTTIYYSFPPIIFESPYTKASATVAALQQQGINKIIVISHLGITVDQKLATRVPGIDVIVGGHNHTAMPTPMVIANLEPTLIVQAGQYLQYLGLLNVTFDEKGVVTDQDGKLLKLSNYAQDPEAQAKVNEFKAGLYQ; encoded by the coding sequence ATGGTAAAATTTCTATGCAAATTGTTCGTTTTCACAACGATGTTACTACTATTATCAATCTATGTATTACCTAATAAAGGCCTTGCTAAGAAACCCACAACTAATAGTCAAAATACTCAGCCATACACATTGACAATAATGCATACAAACGATTCCCATGCCAGGGTGGAACAGCGCCCTAGACTGGCAACTGCCGTAAAGGAAGTAAGGTCACAAAACCCATACTCATTGCTTGTAGATGCAGGCGATGTTTTTTATGGAACAACCTACTTTGATAAATATCTTGGATTAGCAGATCTTTGGTTTATGAATAATATTCACTATGATGCTATGACATTTGGAAACCATGAATTTGATAATGGTACCGGAGTACTAGTAAACTTTGTAAAAGAAATGACTTTCCCAATGGTTAGTGCCAATGTCAATGTCTCAAATGATGCTAACTTAGCTCCTTTATTTAAAAATGAAATTAGCTCTAATCCTGTGGGCGGAAATATCTACCCTGCAATTGTTAAAGAAGTAAACGGGCAAAAAATAGGAATCATTGGGTTGACTACTATCTACTATTCCTTTCCTCCAATCATATTCGAAAGTCCATATACGAAAGCAAGTGCTACAGTCGCAGCCCTTCAGCAGCAAGGCATTAACAAAATTATCGTCATATCCCATTTAGGAATTACTGTAGATCAGAAGCTTGCAACTCGAGTACCTGGAATTGATGTAATTGTTGGCGGACATAATCATACCGCTATGCCAACACCTATGGTGATTGCAAACCTGGAGCCAACTCTCATCGTTCAGGCTGGTCAATACCTTCAATATCTAGGTCTTTTGAATGTAACTTTTGATGAAAAAGGTGTCGTTACGGATCAAGATGGTAAGCTACTTAAACTAAGTAATTATGCCCAAGATCCAGAAGCCCAGGCAAAGGTAAATGAATTTAAGGCGGGGCTTTATCAGTAA
- a CDS encoding sugar transferase, whose amino-acid sequence MKRFIDLFGSTILLIIFLPLMLIIGLIIRIRMGSPILFKQIRPGLFGNPFYIYKFRTMIDKKDKDGKMLPGELRLTKLGIFLRKYSLDELPQIFNVIKGDLSLVGPRPLLMEYLQLYTKEQARRHNVKPGITGWAQINGRNLIDWEEKFKLDIWYVQNQSLLLDFKILALTIKKVLKKEGVSAKNHYSMDRYKGM is encoded by the coding sequence TTGAAGAGATTTATAGACTTGTTTGGTTCAACAATATTACTCATAATCTTTTTACCCTTAATGTTAATTATCGGATTGATAATTCGAATAAGGATGGGCTCACCCATTTTGTTTAAGCAAATTCGACCAGGACTTTTTGGAAACCCTTTTTATATTTATAAGTTTCGAACTATGATTGATAAAAAGGATAAAGATGGGAAAATGCTTCCAGGGGAGTTACGCTTAACAAAGCTGGGAATATTTTTAAGGAAATATAGTCTGGATGAATTACCGCAGATTTTTAATGTTATAAAAGGAGATTTAAGTTTAGTTGGACCACGTCCATTATTAATGGAATACCTCCAGCTATATACAAAAGAACAGGCCAGAAGGCATAATGTTAAACCAGGAATTACCGGATGGGCTCAAATAAACGGTCGGAATTTAATTGATTGGGAGGAAAAATTCAAATTAGATATTTGGTATGTTCAAAATCAATCTCTTTTACTCGATTTTAAAATATTAGCTTTAACAATTAAAAAAGTCCTGAAAAAAGAAGGAGTTAGTGCCAAAAATCACTATAGTATGGATCGCTATAAAGGAATGTAG